The Nitrospira sp. genome has a window encoding:
- a CDS encoding DUF2892 domain-containing protein: MTCNVGGIERPIRIGAGILAIAIGLFAGLSSPIAGVFVVIGAILLLTGAVGFCPLFTLLGINTCSPPSNLKK; this comes from the coding sequence ATGACATGTAATGTGGGTGGAATTGAACGACCGATACGGATTGGGGCGGGGATACTGGCGATCGCGATCGGTCTTTTTGCCGGACTCTCATCACCCATTGCCGGCGTATTCGTGGTCATCGGAGCCATATTGCTGCTGACCGGCGCGGTAGGTTTTTGCCCGTTGTTCACCTTACTGGGAATCAATACCTGTTCTCCCCCTTCCAACTTGAAGAAGTGA
- a CDS encoding c-type cytochrome produces the protein MERWSIASIVIVVVVSMASGCAPPPRMTDGENSTGSSDAEAAANALFAPPSPETIPGDLRGEQIRLGYMMVVDTQGYGKRYVGNALNCTNCHLDAGLNPNAASFVGISRLYPHDHERVGRRVSLADRINECFKRNMNGTSLPSDSVKLTGIVAYIEWLSQNIPAGSSVPWRGIPRLTSTHQPDPLNGKKVYEEKCVFCHGSEGQGTMTAPPVWGPRSYNIGADMARISVAAAFIKANMPRGWGWTVTDDEAFDVAAYINTQPRPDYPDKIHDWPKGGKPADAPY, from the coding sequence ATGGAGAGATGGTCGATCGCAAGCATCGTGATAGTGGTTGTCGTGTCGATGGCGAGCGGTTGCGCTCCACCTCCCCGGATGACCGACGGGGAGAATTCCACGGGCTCTTCCGATGCGGAGGCAGCCGCTAACGCGCTGTTTGCTCCGCCTTCACCTGAAACTATTCCCGGCGATCTCCGGGGAGAACAAATCCGGTTGGGTTACATGATGGTGGTCGACACGCAAGGGTACGGGAAGCGGTATGTTGGGAATGCGCTGAACTGCACCAATTGTCATTTAGATGCCGGCCTCAACCCGAATGCAGCGTCATTTGTCGGCATCAGTCGTCTCTACCCGCACGATCACGAGCGTGTCGGCCGACGAGTGTCCCTCGCAGATCGGATCAACGAGTGTTTCAAGCGCAATATGAACGGCACGTCACTCCCGTCCGACAGTGTCAAACTGACGGGCATCGTGGCCTACATCGAATGGCTGTCACAGAATATACCGGCCGGCAGTTCCGTGCCGTGGCGGGGAATCCCACGCCTTACGTCGACCCATCAACCTGATCCTCTCAACGGCAAGAAGGTGTACGAGGAAAAATGCGTGTTCTGCCATGGCTCTGAGGGGCAGGGAACGATGACGGCGCCGCCAGTATGGGGGCCGCGTTCGTACAATATCGGTGCGGACATGGCGAGGATCAGCGTGGCGGCTGCGTTCATCAAGGCCAACATGCCGAGAGGATGGGGATGGACCGTCACGGACGACGAGGCGTTTGACGTGGCGGCCTATATCAATACTCAGCCACGTCCCGACTATCCCGACAAGATCCATGATTGGCCGAAAGGGGGCAAGCCGGCGGATGCCCCCTATTGA
- a CDS encoding cytochrome c has translation MPISGRVLVFCALLAGIPGLGFSNFGVEELVTSAKGGDPVSGREIYVNTCIRCHGIDGKGALGIKLAPPPADLTTSDVHNRLDGTLFRRIHEGKPNTAMGAWKHALSDEEIWDVLAYVRTLRVGSEGQP, from the coding sequence ATGCCTATCAGTGGACGGGTGCTGGTTTTTTGCGCATTGTTGGCTGGTATACCGGGGTTGGGGTTCAGCAATTTCGGAGTAGAAGAGCTGGTTACCTCAGCCAAAGGTGGCGATCCGGTCAGCGGGAGGGAGATCTACGTCAACACCTGCATCCGTTGTCACGGCATCGACGGAAAAGGAGCATTGGGAATCAAGCTTGCTCCACCTCCGGCAGACCTTACGACCTCGGATGTTCACAATCGACTCGACGGGACGTTGTTTCGTCGCATTCATGAAGGCAAACCGAATACCGCCATGGGGGCATGGAAACATGCACTCTCCGATGAAGAAATCTGGGATGTCTTGGCCTATGTGCGTACCCTCAGGGTCGGGAGTGAGGGGCAACCATAA
- a CDS encoding amino acid adenylation domain-containing protein → MSHLSSPDIDDLATLFQLGCRTNPSHLAYAFVRDNLDVENHVTFVQLERTVYSLAGHLAREFPSGTRALLLYPQGLDVVYAFWACVCAGLVPVPAPAPDPIRRKHSLHRLRSIIDDARVALILTTSGLETTVSELSTTEDASPLTYITTDHAYEAVDSMRLPDHSHSALAYLQYTSGSTATPRGVMITHQNVLAHCRALSLAGNISTDSRSLCWLPYFHDYGLVHGIIAPFYAGIPAYLMSPLTFLRRPLRWLEAVARFAITHSGGPNFSYESCIRAAQHQKEWQADLTTWSVASCGAEPIHPDTVTRFIDTFGPRGFRSTSFAPAYGLAEATLLVTMKRTGAEPSFLNVDTEALSNAVVQESPASEGPIRTLVGCGGPLEETALRIVNPETHTECPSRVVGEVWLAGAGIASGYWEKPQESEAVFQATLAGSDGGPYLRTGDLGFLHHGELFLTGRLKDLIIVRGRNYYPHDLEWTAGQAHPNLRRGSGAAFSIEGETGERVVLVHEIEKRMPESDMMAAIRCIRRAIADEYELELHTVVLVKSGAIPRTSSGKIQRRSCRDAFEFDHLTVVAAHTLDQDVDAVPDVLGTELPQTRIEQKVAEIWQEVLGGDLPHRHANFFVLGGNSLLAAQIVTRILETLHVELPLSTLFECPILSELAGRIDELNTDPGVAGSDAQQDQYADGDGNARTLLVPRSSGSPRPGKIPLSPAQRRLWFLEHVHPGSAINHISMNVRLRGSITPEVLERSVQEIVRRHEILRTRFGSERGEGFAEVSSEAIVTIRQQDFQRLDAAEQDHHLQQFLETEKTRPFDLRQGPLFRVALLSLEPGVHVLALTFHRLVADGWSLGIFWKELALLWEAGGDARDARLPTVAVQYLDYVDWQRARLDRGLGEVQRAYWIRQLTGAHPPPELPVDRQRPRVRTFEGGVRSRSLSPELSASLALFCQQQHVTTFMVLYAIFATWLHRYTQASDIVIGSIVSGRRRRVFENVMGYCVNTVALRVELSDELTGHELLKQVRRLVVDAYDHQDLPFEEVIEALSIQRERSLSPLFNVMIVGEEDPLSTFSTKDLEASHLPWEPTASEFDLVLMVVNKVGGLELAFLHDPTIFEDSTVDRMLGQLEILLEEFLEKPAARLHQLSLLTPEERRNIPLTWNEPPSVASGIHTLIEAQVQRTPDAPAVTCGGQSISYQELNRQANRVAHALLKLGVGAEVPVGLCVERSVDALVGLLGILKAGGGYVPLDPSFPSHRLQLMLEDAHISIVVTQAQLRHHLQNYRGRIFDVDTLETSPIGGVGEEEQQQNLVQAASPDQLAYIIYTSGSTGRPKGVAVTHRSLVTSLHARLQSYPEPVSRLLLTFSLAFDGSVTGIFWTLLQGGELVIPSETAQRDPTELAALIAHHHISHVVWVPSLYHAVLGEALSTQLESLRVVITAGESLSLELLRRHYQLLPQATLYNEYGPTEATVWCSVYQTTREETGARVPIGKPIAHMQLYVLDERLQPVPIGVPGELYVAGDCLARGYVNQPHLTHERFLTNPHVACTRLYRTGDLARYRADGNVEFLGRVDQQVKLRGYRIELGEIEYALSNFPGVHHAAVLLREDKRDQHRLVGYLAGESSLKDKLEEVRSYLTTQLPHYMVPSVMLWLDTMPLSPTGKVNRDALPVPERTIGQAAARIAPRNAVEEALAELWKSVLEVPEAGIHDHFFEAGGHSLLATQIISRIRELFEVEISLQRLFERPTISALAEEVMRLRQGDRQAPAMPPIIPVPRDQPLPLSYSQQRMWLMHQLAPESTAYNMPFASRQMGRLNKAALRNTIDAICKRHEAFRTMFMMKGEGPVQIIQPFRPPHWVEMDLTHLPSAQRQQQAARLVEQEANRPFDLEQGPLARFLLIEIEPEDHVLVLTMHHIIGDQWSFGVIGYEFAFFYNAFCRGDVPSTKPILLQYADYAVWQRRCLTDDWLSVQSSYWQRKLAGLSKLSLPTDHPRPVTQTFHGSHRILEFPTSLIERLKQFSAEHNATVFMTLLACFQILLSRYSGQTDVAVGSPIANRTQSAVESIIGSFVNTLVMRTDLSGDPTFIELLARVRETALEGYANQDFPFDKLVEMMHSARDQSSAPLVQVLFNVPNAPIREIHVQGLSWVPFEVEAQAAQFDLSMTIETEFSRKAYLTFNTDLFEPQTAERMLGQYKVLLQHALANPHTKLSELPTVTSAERQQMLKDWNRTQRDYPQSECFPQLFEAQVERTPDAVAISMGPKTLRYGQLNAQANQLARYLQTLGAKPGVTVGISLERSVEMVIALIAVLKTGAAYVPLDPEFPRDRLRFMVQDASVAAVLTSADLSDRFDARVCRVLCLDREAEHIAQEADHDLTPVATPQDLAYILYTSGSTGQPKGVEIPHRALVNFLCSIRQEPGCSAQDVMLSVTTISFDIFGLELYVPLLVGARVEIASRAVAIDGRQLRSLCEGVQPTIMQATPATWRMLIEAGWLGGNNLTVLCGGEALPPDLATALLDRSLALWNMYGPTETTIWSTIEKIERTDREITIGRPIANTDVYVLNQFLQPTPIGVSGELYIGGHGLAQGYRGRPELTTDRFIPHPFSPDPTAKLYRTGDVARYRPDGRIVHLGRIDNQVKIRGFRIELGEIEVALSRHASIRQAAVTAREDRQGMKQLVAYVVGHEGSVPSQADLRSFLRSEIPDYMVPSVFVFLKTMPLTANNKVDRKALPAPASSTSDQPVLSGPRNGLEVQLTALWQQVLEVPRIGIHDNFFDYGGHSLKAAHLFFLLEQVYGRHLPLATLFQAPTIAELASVLSQDHWTPPWQSLVAIQPRGTAIPIFMVPGVGGNVLVFVQLAKLLGTNQPSYGLQARGLDGKETPFTSVPEMASHYIAQIRRLRPNGPYIVLGSCTGGLIAYEMAQQLLGQEQAVTLVVMDTWHPSTYRPRRSRLPISFGLPLFLLWRVIRTLPSLGRLPINGWVPFARHKYKRLMALAGTDGGNEELMAEFQVERVTRATLQAVARYDVRRYQGPILNIVASRRYVAQSVTDTRHAWEEFGSQGSRTVQVAAINSGQLLVTPHVEEVTRHLQTFLVEHSRDEPNPEAA, encoded by the coding sequence ATGTCGCATCTTTCCTCTCCCGATATAGACGATCTTGCAACACTTTTTCAGCTCGGTTGTCGGACGAATCCGAGTCACCTGGCCTACGCATTCGTCCGTGACAACCTCGACGTTGAGAATCACGTCACGTTCGTCCAACTTGAACGGACGGTTTATTCGCTTGCCGGCCATCTCGCACGTGAGTTTCCATCAGGAACCAGAGCGCTTCTTCTCTACCCCCAAGGGCTCGACGTCGTCTACGCCTTTTGGGCCTGTGTCTGTGCCGGTCTCGTTCCGGTTCCTGCTCCGGCTCCCGACCCTATCAGGCGGAAACACAGTCTCCATCGACTTCGCTCCATCATCGATGATGCTCGCGTTGCGCTGATCCTCACCACATCAGGTCTCGAAACCACGGTGTCGGAGCTTTCGACCACCGAAGATGCGAGTCCTCTCACATATATCACGACGGATCACGCCTATGAGGCAGTCGATTCAATGAGGTTGCCAGATCATAGCCATAGCGCCCTTGCGTATCTGCAATACACATCGGGATCGACGGCCACTCCTCGGGGCGTCATGATCACCCATCAGAACGTGCTTGCTCATTGCAGGGCCCTGAGCCTGGCAGGAAATATCTCGACTGACAGCCGATCACTCTGCTGGCTCCCCTATTTCCATGACTACGGATTGGTGCATGGAATCATCGCTCCGTTCTACGCCGGTATCCCTGCCTATCTCATGTCACCCCTTACGTTTCTCAGACGGCCATTGCGGTGGCTCGAAGCGGTGGCCAGATTTGCGATTACCCACAGCGGTGGACCAAACTTTTCGTACGAGTCCTGTATCCGAGCCGCACAGCACCAGAAAGAGTGGCAAGCGGACTTAACGACATGGTCGGTCGCAAGTTGTGGTGCGGAGCCCATTCACCCGGATACGGTTACGCGGTTCATCGATACCTTTGGTCCACGAGGCTTCCGGTCAACCTCGTTCGCGCCGGCCTATGGACTCGCAGAGGCGACTCTCTTGGTCACGATGAAACGAACTGGTGCGGAGCCGAGTTTCTTGAACGTAGATACTGAGGCGCTGTCCAACGCAGTCGTCCAGGAATCTCCCGCATCGGAAGGACCCATTCGTACATTGGTCGGATGCGGGGGACCGCTCGAGGAGACTGCTCTCAGGATTGTGAATCCTGAAACCCATACCGAGTGCCCATCACGTGTTGTCGGGGAAGTATGGCTGGCCGGAGCCGGAATCGCCTCTGGATATTGGGAGAAACCTCAAGAAAGCGAAGCCGTGTTTCAGGCGACCCTCGCCGGATCAGATGGAGGTCCCTATCTGCGGACAGGCGATCTTGGATTTCTCCACCACGGCGAATTGTTCCTCACGGGACGGCTCAAAGATCTCATCATCGTGCGAGGGCGAAACTACTATCCCCATGATTTGGAATGGACAGCGGGGCAAGCGCATCCAAACCTGCGGCGAGGGAGCGGAGCGGCTTTCTCCATCGAAGGTGAGACCGGAGAACGTGTCGTGCTGGTCCATGAAATCGAGAAGCGCATGCCGGAATCGGACATGATGGCTGCGATACGCTGCATCCGTCGGGCCATCGCAGACGAGTATGAACTGGAACTTCACACGGTGGTCTTGGTCAAGTCCGGTGCCATCCCAAGAACCTCCAGCGGAAAAATCCAGCGGCGCAGCTGCCGAGATGCTTTTGAATTCGACCATCTCACTGTCGTTGCAGCCCATACGCTGGACCAGGATGTGGACGCTGTCCCCGATGTATTAGGGACTGAGCTCCCGCAAACCCGTATTGAGCAAAAGGTGGCCGAGATCTGGCAAGAGGTGCTTGGAGGAGATCTTCCGCATCGCCATGCAAACTTCTTTGTACTCGGAGGCAACTCGCTTCTTGCGGCACAGATTGTCACACGCATTCTCGAGACGCTCCACGTCGAACTCCCCCTCAGTACACTATTTGAATGCCCGATATTGTCCGAACTCGCTGGGCGAATCGATGAGCTGAACACAGATCCGGGTGTCGCGGGATCGGATGCACAGCAAGATCAATATGCAGATGGTGACGGGAACGCACGGACGTTGCTGGTTCCACGTTCCTCTGGATCCCCACGACCAGGCAAGATTCCTCTCAGTCCAGCCCAGCGACGGCTGTGGTTCTTGGAGCACGTTCACCCTGGGAGCGCGATCAACCATATTTCTATGAATGTCCGTCTACGGGGGTCCATCACTCCTGAGGTGTTAGAACGGTCCGTACAGGAAATCGTCCGTCGTCACGAGATTCTTCGAACTCGTTTCGGATCGGAGCGAGGCGAGGGGTTCGCGGAAGTTTCTTCTGAGGCGATCGTCACGATCAGGCAGCAAGACTTCCAACGATTGGATGCCGCGGAGCAAGACCATCACCTACAGCAATTCCTGGAGACGGAGAAGACTCGGCCGTTTGACTTACGACAAGGACCGCTTTTCCGAGTAGCTTTGCTGTCGCTCGAACCGGGTGTGCATGTCTTGGCGTTGACATTCCACCGTCTTGTCGCCGACGGATGGTCTCTCGGTATCTTCTGGAAGGAATTAGCCCTTCTGTGGGAGGCCGGTGGCGATGCACGAGACGCTCGGCTTCCCACAGTGGCAGTTCAGTACCTGGACTATGTCGATTGGCAAAGAGCCAGGCTCGATCGAGGCCTTGGTGAAGTCCAGCGTGCCTATTGGATTCGGCAGCTGACAGGCGCCCACCCTCCCCCGGAGCTCCCCGTCGATCGTCAGCGACCGCGCGTACGCACGTTTGAGGGAGGCGTGCGATCACGATCGCTCTCTCCGGAACTTTCAGCGAGCCTTGCTCTCTTCTGCCAACAGCAGCATGTCACGACCTTCATGGTGCTGTACGCCATTTTTGCGACCTGGTTGCATCGCTACACACAAGCGTCGGATATCGTGATCGGTTCGATCGTATCAGGCAGGCGCCGGAGGGTGTTTGAAAACGTAATGGGCTATTGCGTCAATACCGTGGCGTTGCGGGTAGAACTTTCAGATGAGTTAACGGGACACGAGCTGCTGAAGCAGGTGCGCCGCCTGGTGGTCGATGCGTACGATCATCAGGACCTCCCGTTTGAAGAGGTAATCGAGGCGCTGTCGATCCAGCGCGAACGATCCTTATCCCCACTCTTCAACGTAATGATCGTGGGAGAAGAGGACCCCTTGTCCACGTTCAGCACCAAGGACCTAGAGGCCTCTCATCTCCCTTGGGAACCGACCGCGTCGGAGTTCGACCTCGTGTTGATGGTCGTCAACAAGGTGGGCGGCTTGGAGTTGGCGTTTCTCCATGATCCCACGATATTTGAGGACTCGACGGTCGACCGGATGTTGGGACAACTGGAAATTCTCCTTGAGGAATTCCTTGAGAAACCTGCTGCCCGTCTTCACCAACTTTCATTACTGACCCCCGAGGAAAGACGGAATATTCCACTGACATGGAACGAGCCGCCCTCTGTCGCCTCCGGTATTCATACGCTCATCGAGGCACAAGTTCAGCGAACTCCAGATGCACCCGCTGTGACCTGTGGAGGCCAATCCATCAGCTACCAGGAACTGAACCGACAAGCGAATCGAGTTGCTCACGCACTATTGAAGTTGGGAGTCGGCGCAGAGGTCCCGGTGGGTCTCTGTGTCGAGCGCTCAGTTGATGCCCTCGTGGGCCTCTTGGGTATCCTCAAAGCCGGAGGAGGATACGTTCCCCTTGATCCATCCTTCCCCAGCCACCGTCTCCAGCTGATGCTGGAGGATGCTCACATATCCATCGTGGTGACACAGGCGCAGCTTCGTCACCACTTACAGAACTACCGCGGCCGAATCTTCGACGTGGACACCTTGGAGACATCTCCCATCGGCGGGGTGGGGGAGGAGGAACAGCAGCAGAATCTCGTACAAGCTGCTTCACCTGATCAGCTCGCGTATATTATCTACACCTCGGGCTCGACGGGGAGACCCAAGGGTGTCGCCGTGACACACCGCAGTCTGGTGACCTCTCTTCATGCCAGGCTTCAGTCCTATCCTGAGCCGGTCTCTCGATTGCTCCTGACCTTCTCTCTAGCGTTTGACGGGTCTGTGACCGGCATCTTTTGGACGTTGCTGCAGGGGGGAGAACTGGTCATCCCATCTGAGACCGCCCAGCGCGATCCCACGGAGCTGGCAGCACTCATCGCACATCATCACATCTCGCACGTGGTGTGGGTCCCATCGTTGTACCATGCTGTGCTCGGTGAGGCGTTGAGTACTCAACTGGAATCCCTTCGTGTCGTCATTACGGCTGGAGAGAGCCTGTCCCTTGAACTTCTCCGACGACATTACCAGCTTCTGCCTCAGGCCACGCTCTATAATGAATATGGACCGACGGAAGCCACGGTCTGGTGTAGCGTGTACCAAACCACGCGCGAAGAAACAGGGGCTCGAGTCCCGATCGGCAAACCCATCGCCCACATGCAGCTCTATGTGCTGGATGAGCGTCTGCAGCCGGTGCCGATCGGGGTGCCGGGAGAGCTCTATGTCGCGGGAGACTGTCTGGCCCGCGGCTATGTAAATCAGCCGCACCTGACCCACGAACGATTCCTGACGAATCCCCACGTGGCCTGTACCAGGCTGTATCGGACCGGAGACCTGGCTCGGTATCGAGCTGACGGCAATGTGGAGTTTCTTGGACGAGTAGACCAGCAGGTTAAACTGCGTGGCTACCGGATCGAACTCGGAGAAATCGAATATGCGCTGAGCAATTTCCCCGGAGTCCATCACGCTGCGGTGCTGCTTCGGGAAGATAAACGGGACCAGCACCGGTTGGTCGGCTATCTCGCCGGGGAGTCGTCGCTCAAAGACAAACTCGAAGAGGTTCGCAGTTATCTCACCACGCAACTACCGCACTATATGGTGCCCTCCGTCATGTTGTGGCTCGACACGATGCCGCTCAGTCCTACCGGAAAGGTGAATCGAGACGCTCTTCCCGTTCCAGAACGCACCATCGGTCAAGCAGCAGCCAGAATTGCTCCGCGAAATGCAGTCGAAGAAGCCTTAGCTGAGCTGTGGAAGTCCGTGCTTGAGGTGCCCGAGGCGGGCATCCATGACCATTTCTTCGAAGCGGGAGGCCACTCGCTCTTGGCCACTCAAATTATCTCCCGGATACGCGAGCTTTTCGAGGTCGAGATCTCGCTGCAGAGACTGTTTGAGCGACCGACGATCTCAGCCTTGGCTGAAGAAGTGATGCGACTACGCCAAGGGGATCGGCAGGCGCCTGCCATGCCACCGATCATCCCGGTGCCGAGAGATCAGCCCCTCCCCCTGTCCTATTCTCAGCAACGCATGTGGTTGATGCATCAGCTGGCTCCAGAGAGTACGGCGTATAACATGCCGTTTGCCTCACGGCAGATGGGGCGACTGAACAAGGCAGCGCTCCGGAATACGATCGACGCCATCTGCAAGCGACATGAGGCATTTCGAACGATGTTCATGATGAAGGGTGAGGGGCCTGTCCAAATCATTCAGCCCTTTCGTCCTCCTCACTGGGTCGAAATGGATCTCACGCACCTCCCATCGGCCCAGCGCCAACAACAGGCAGCTCGGCTCGTCGAGCAGGAAGCGAACCGGCCGTTTGATCTGGAGCAGGGACCTCTCGCACGGTTTCTTTTGATTGAGATCGAGCCCGAGGACCATGTGTTGGTACTCACGATGCATCATATCATCGGAGACCAGTGGTCATTCGGAGTCATCGGCTATGAGTTCGCCTTCTTCTACAACGCGTTTTGTCGGGGCGACGTCCCTTCGACCAAACCGATCCTCCTTCAGTATGCCGACTACGCAGTCTGGCAGCGACGTTGTCTGACCGACGATTGGCTCAGCGTACAATCGAGCTACTGGCAGAGGAAGCTGGCTGGGCTGTCCAAGCTGTCGTTGCCGACCGATCATCCACGGCCTGTAACGCAGACCTTTCACGGCTCCCATCGCATACTGGAGTTCCCCACATCGTTGATCGAACGACTCAAACAATTCAGTGCGGAACACAATGCGACGGTGTTCATGACTTTGTTGGCGTGCTTTCAGATTCTCTTGAGTCGCTATTCCGGCCAGACCGATGTCGCCGTCGGCTCCCCTATCGCCAACCGAACGCAATCCGCGGTGGAGTCGATCATCGGTTCCTTCGTCAACACACTCGTCATGCGTACCGACCTCTCCGGCGATCCAACGTTCATCGAATTGCTGGCACGGGTTCGTGAAACCGCGTTAGAGGGCTATGCCAATCAGGACTTCCCATTCGACAAGTTGGTCGAGATGATGCACTCCGCTCGCGATCAGAGTTCTGCTCCGTTGGTGCAGGTCCTCTTCAACGTCCCGAATGCCCCGATCAGAGAGATCCACGTGCAAGGGTTGAGTTGGGTGCCCTTCGAGGTGGAGGCGCAAGCCGCACAATTCGACTTGAGCATGACGATCGAAACCGAGTTCTCACGAAAAGCCTACCTCACGTTCAATACGGATCTCTTCGAGCCTCAGACCGCCGAACGGATGTTAGGACAGTATAAAGTTCTGCTCCAGCACGCATTGGCCAATCCCCATACCAAGTTATCTGAGCTCCCAACAGTGACGTCAGCCGAACGTCAGCAGATGCTCAAGGATTGGAACCGTACGCAACGAGACTATCCGCAGTCTGAGTGCTTTCCTCAATTATTCGAAGCCCAAGTTGAAAGGACGCCCGATGCCGTAGCCATATCGATGGGACCGAAGACATTACGGTATGGTCAACTCAATGCGCAGGCGAATCAGCTGGCACGCTATCTCCAAACGCTGGGCGCCAAACCCGGTGTGACGGTGGGTATCAGCCTCGAGCGATCTGTAGAGATGGTCATTGCCTTGATCGCCGTACTTAAGACCGGTGCGGCCTATGTCCCACTCGATCCCGAGTTTCCACGAGACCGGCTTCGGTTTATGGTCCAGGACGCCTCGGTCGCCGCCGTGCTGACATCTGCAGACCTATCCGATCGGTTTGACGCTCGGGTCTGTCGCGTACTGTGCCTTGATCGCGAAGCGGAACACATCGCGCAAGAAGCTGACCATGATCTGACGCCGGTCGCCACGCCTCAAGACCTCGCGTACATCCTCTATACGTCGGGTTCGACCGGACAACCCAAGGGAGTCGAAATCCCGCACCGAGCGCTGGTCAACTTCTTGTGCTCGATTCGACAAGAGCCGGGATGTTCCGCTCAAGATGTCATGCTCTCTGTGACAACCATCTCTTTCGATATCTTCGGCTTGGAACTCTATGTGCCGTTGCTGGTCGGGGCCCGAGTCGAGATCGCCAGTCGAGCCGTTGCGATAGACGGACGACAACTCCGTAGCCTCTGTGAGGGCGTACAGCCGACGATCATGCAAGCGACTCCGGCAACATGGCGCATGTTGATCGAAGCCGGATGGTTGGGCGGTAACAACTTGACGGTTCTCTGCGGTGGAGAAGCTCTTCCTCCGGATCTGGCCACAGCGCTGTTGGATCGAAGCCTCGCCTTGTGGAACATGTATGGACCGACTGAAACGACGATTTGGTCCACGATCGAGAAAATAGAACGGACCGACCGGGAGATTACCATTGGGAGGCCAATCGCCAATACGGATGTGTATGTCTTGAATCAATTTCTCCAGCCCACTCCAATCGGCGTGTCCGGTGAGCTCTATATTGGGGGCCATGGGCTGGCTCAAGGCTATCGAGGGCGGCCAGAGCTGACGACAGACCGGTTTATCCCTCATCCGTTTTCTCCCGACCCTACCGCAAAACTGTATCGAACCGGAGACGTCGCTCGGTATCGACCGGATGGACGCATCGTCCATCTTGGTCGAATCGATAACCAGGTCAAGATTAGAGGGTTCAGAATCGAATTGGGTGAGATCGAGGTTGCGCTGAGCCGCCATGCCTCCATTCGTCAGGCAGCCGTCACTGCGCGTGAGGATCGGCAAGGGATGAAGCAGTTAGTAGCCTATGTGGTGGGCCATGAGGGGTCTGTCCCAAGTCAAGCAGACCTACGCTCCTTTCTGCGATCCGAGATTCCAGATTACATGGTGCCTTCCGTCTTCGTCTTTCTAAAGACCATGCCCTTGACGGCCAATAACAAGGTCGACAGAAAGGCCTTACCCGCTCCAGCTTCCTCCACCTCGGATCAACCGGTTCTCAGTGGTCCACGTAACGGGCTGGAAGTTCAATTGACCGCCTTGTGGCAGCAGGTACTCGAAGTCCCAAGGATCGGGATCCACGATAACTTTTTCGATTACGGTGGCCATTCCCTGAAAGCGGCCCACCTCTTCTTTCTTCTCGAACAGGTATACGGCAGACACCTTCCACTGGCGACACTGTTTCAAGCTCCTACCATCGCCGAGCTCGCGTCGGTGCTTTCACAGGACCACTGGACACCGCCGTGGCAGTCACTGGTCGCGATTCAGCCGCGCGGGACTGCGATACCAATCTTCATGGTGCCCGGAGTAGGAGGAAATGTCTTGGTTTTTGTTCAGTTGGCTAAGCTGCTGGGCACGAACCAACCTTCCTACGGATTACAGGCGCGAGGATTGGACGGAAAGGAGACGCCGTTCACGTCGGTGCCGGAGATGGCAAGCCACTATATTGCCCAGATCCGCCGCCTTCGCCCGAACGGACCCTATATCGTCCTTGGGAGCTGTACCGGTGGACTGATCGCCTACGAAATGGCTCAGCAACTGCTCGGGCAGGAGCAGGCCGTCACACTGGTGGTCATGGATACCTGGCATCCATCCACGTATCGCCCACGGCGCTCGCGATTGCCGATAAGTTTTGGGCTGCCGCTGTTTCTACTCTGGCGAGTCATACGCACACTCCCCTCGCTCGGTCGCTTGCCGATCAACGGCTGGGTTCCATTCGCCCGACATAAATACAAACGGCTCATGGCATTAGCGGGAACCGACGGCGGAAACGAGGAACTGATGGCCGAATTTCAAGTCGAGAGAGTAACCCGAGCTACGCTCCAGGCGGTGGCCCGCTACGACGTTCGCCGATACCAGGGACCTATCCTCAATATCGTGGCGTCACGGCGGTATGTCGCTCAGTCGGTTACGGATACCCGACATGCCTGGGAAGAGTTTGGGAGCCAAGGGAGCAGGACGGTGCAGGTTGCAGCTATTAATTCCGGGCAACTTCTTGTCACGCCACATGTGGAAGAAGTGACAAGACATCTCCAAACCTTCCTGGTCGAGCACAGTCGCGATGAACCGAACCCAGAGGCTGCTTGA